The following is a genomic window from Malus sylvestris chromosome 12, drMalSylv7.2, whole genome shotgun sequence.
tcatcaaatcctcaaTCGACGATCTATGTCTTGCGTTCATTCAACAACCTTGATTGCACGGGATCAATTGTTTAACATTGGGTTCAAACAGTAACGTTAAtcattttaatttacttttaacaataacaaaattttaatttcaaggACTTAAGTGTGATACAAGTTAAATATCATGGGGTGTTGATGGAAATAAGTAAAAGTCAGCGTATAAAGATAAAACCTAGAAGTATAGGGATTCGAaggaaaatatcaaaaataGACAAACGCGTAGCAAGCAGCTAGGGTTTTATAAAAGCCCCAAAGTCTCTTCACCATTTAGCGCGGCAGTCCCGAAATCCAGTTTTAGGGTTTCCTTCTTCAGGTAGCCTCCGCCGCCACTAGGGTTTTCTCATCTCATCATTCTGTGCATTCTGTATTGCGACCTCACTAAAATTTTCGCTTCATTATTCTGATTTTGTAGGAAGTTTTTTCGCAGCGACGACAAGGATCTAACTAACCATGAGGTAATTTCATTTTCTCCTCCTGTTCTTTGTTCATCAGATTGTAACTAGTTTTGGGTTATTGATCGATTTGGATTTTAACTGAATTTTTGGTGTTTTTAGAAACcaaaatctcaaatttttgTTCATGTATTAGCATGTTGCTTGAATCCCTTgctgtttatttgttttaatcTGGTTTTGCGAAGTGTTTACTGGCTAGAAATTGTGATTAGGGATTTAATACTCGTAAATCTGTAGTCTGGGAGGAATAACTGACGTAGTTTTTACAGAGAGGGGTGTGGTTTGATTACtttgttttagggttttttaatttatgtttttttcgGGTGGCGGTGGGCGAAAATGTCACTGATAGTCTAAATCTCAAGATGATTTAAAGTTATTTTACATTCATGTCTTAGACTATTGATTGCATTACATATCTAAATTGATAAATTTGAAACTGTTCCCTAGCTCTATCGTGGGAGTCAAGAACCTGTTTCGGATTATTTTACATTGGTCGTGTTACCTAAAGTTTGTGATTTTGCCGTCATTTGTTAAAACAGTAAGCTTTCAAGTGATGGGCTGAGGGAGGCCATTTCACAGATTAAGACAAATTCTGAGACAAAGAAGAGGAAGTTCACTGAGACGGTTGAGCTTCAGATTGGTCTGAAGAACTATGACCCACAAAAGGACAAGCGTTTCAGCGGTTCTGTCAGGCTTCCACATATCCCTCGCCCTAAGATGAGGGTTTGCATGCTTGGAGATGCTCAGCATGTTGAAGAGGTAAGTTGGCACATCTCGAACTGTTTATGAATTTGTTGACTCTGGATGCATTTGTGATAGAGTTGAAGCTAAATCTGTGTATCCTATGCTTTTACCACAGGCAGAGAAGATGGGTTTGGACTACATGGACGTTGAGAGCTTGAAAAAGCTtaacaagaacaagaaactTGTTAAGAAGCTTGCCAAGAAATACCATGCATTTTTGGCTTCGGAAGCTGTCATTAAGCAGATTCCTCGTCTTCTTGGCCCTGGTCTTAACAAGGCAGGCAAGTATTCCTGATTATTAGCTATTCTGTATTCTCATTGTTGGACATTTTGATTTATTGAAGTGGCAGCTAACACTAACTCAAGCTTTGTGTACAACTTGCAGGTAAGTTCCCAACCTTGGTGAGTCATCAGGAATCTCTAGAGGCAAAACTTAACGAGACCAAAGCTATGGTGAAGTTCCAACTTAAGAAGGTTCTTTGCATGGGTGTTGCTGTCGGCAATCTTGCTATGGaggagaagcagattttccagAATGTGCAACTCAGTGTCAATTTCTTAGTTTCACTGTTGAAGAAGAATTGGCAGAATGTAAGTTATTGGCTTCATCCTCCTTAAATCATTTGGGTTTTTGAATTATACCCTCTCTGTACTAAGTTTTGGCTCTCAAATTTACGGATAACAAACCTTAAATGCTTATTTAATTGATCCTGTTGCTAGTATATCTTATATTGAACCATTTGCATTGCTATATTTTCTTGAATATTAATGTTGATAGTCGTTTTATTTCATTTAGTCGAACATATGAGCTGTAAATTGTGATTTGTTCTGAAATGAGATTGGATTGGCATTTGAAGTCTCGACTTCTAGTTGAGTatcatttgatgcatgctttTATCTTTTTTACCCTTTTAATTG
Proteins encoded in this region:
- the LOC126593242 gene encoding 60S ribosomal protein L10a-like, with the translated sequence MSKLSSDGLREAISQIKTNSETKKRKFTETVELQIGLKNYDPQKDKRFSGSVRLPHIPRPKMRVCMLGDAQHVEEAEKMGLDYMDVESLKKLNKNKKLVKKLAKKYHAFLASEAVIKQIPRLLGPGLNKAGKFPTLVSHQESLEAKLNETKAMVKFQLKKVLCMGVAVGNLAMEEKQIFQNVQLSVNFLVSLLKKNWQNVRSLNLKSTMGKAIRIY